In one Corallococcus sp. EGB genomic region, the following are encoded:
- a CDS encoding ABC transporter permease, with product MKSPVFVIAGYVLREAASRKFILAFMVGLTLVLATVALSLKLEVVDGALAATRLFGEVMRSNIMSVDVALRPIYRAAAYLVFYGGILFGIVACSDFAPGLLSPGRIEHLLALPLQRWHLLAGTFLGVMTLAVGGTVYAAGGLTLIFGVKAGYWTVGPLIAGGLACVGFAAVYAVMLTTATLVRSAALCSAAGFVLLVGGILAGFRQDISRYLESGFGRAAFDAVTLVLPRLSALASRAADLASSTPLEKGSLGMLLGGVLVFALGALSVGFWHFEGKDC from the coding sequence ATGAAGAGCCCCGTCTTCGTCATCGCGGGCTACGTGCTGCGCGAGGCGGCGTCGCGCAAGTTCATCCTGGCCTTCATGGTGGGGCTCACGCTGGTGCTGGCCACCGTGGCGCTCAGCCTCAAGCTGGAGGTCGTGGACGGAGCGCTCGCGGCGACGCGCCTGTTCGGCGAGGTGATGCGCTCCAACATCATGTCCGTGGACGTGGCGCTGCGGCCCATCTACCGCGCGGCGGCGTACCTGGTGTTCTACGGCGGAATCCTCTTCGGCATCGTGGCGTGCTCGGACTTCGCGCCGGGGCTCTTGTCGCCCGGGCGCATCGAGCACCTGCTCGCCCTGCCCCTCCAGCGCTGGCACCTGCTGGCCGGCACGTTCCTGGGCGTGATGACGCTGGCCGTGGGCGGCACGGTGTACGCCGCGGGCGGGCTGACGCTCATCTTCGGGGTGAAGGCGGGGTACTGGACGGTGGGGCCGCTCATCGCCGGCGGGCTGGCCTGCGTGGGCTTCGCGGCCGTGTACGCGGTGATGCTCACCACGGCGACGCTGGTGCGCAGCGCGGCCTTGTGCTCCGCGGCGGGCTTCGTGCTGCTGGTGGGCGGCATCCTCGCGGGCTTTCGCCAGGACATCTCCCGCTATCTGGAGTCCGGCTTCGGGCGCGCGGCGTTCGACGCGGTGACGCTGGTGCTGCCCCGGCTGTCCGCGCTGGCGTCCCGCGCGGCGGACCTGGCCAGCTCCACGCCGCTGGAGAAGGGTTCGTTGGGCATGCTGCTGGGCGGCGTGCTGGTGTTCGCGCTGGGAGCGCTCTCCGTGGGCTTCTGGCACTTCGAGGGAAAGGACTGCTGA
- a CDS encoding ABC transporter ATP-binding protein has product MDLHVPAGSAFGLIGPNGAGKTTFIKSVLGIVRPTSGTVRVLGGSPEDPAIRARIGYLPERLHLPGTWKSPAFLATVARLKGLKPDAAAQARLLERVGLADAVDRRIGGYSKGMRQRLGLAAALLGDPALLVLDEPTDGIDPMGRLEVRRILQEEVQKGVTLFLNSHLLAETERVCDRVAILADGRVLREGRLEELAKAGARWRVRFAPGADAAALTSEGFMPAGGGREEGVYTVDAADVAVLNAALDKARARGALLTELKREGADLEAVLVGAVGQPGVAA; this is encoded by the coding sequence ATGGACCTCCACGTCCCGGCGGGCAGCGCGTTCGGGCTGATTGGCCCCAATGGCGCGGGCAAGACGACCTTCATCAAGAGCGTGCTCGGCATCGTGCGGCCCACCTCGGGCACGGTGCGCGTGCTGGGCGGCTCACCCGAGGATCCCGCCATCCGCGCGCGCATCGGCTACCTGCCGGAGCGGCTGCACCTGCCGGGCACGTGGAAGTCCCCCGCGTTCCTGGCCACCGTGGCCCGGCTCAAGGGGCTGAAGCCAGACGCGGCCGCGCAGGCGCGGCTGTTGGAGCGAGTGGGCCTGGCGGACGCGGTGGACCGGCGCATCGGCGGATACTCCAAGGGCATGCGGCAGCGGCTGGGGCTGGCGGCGGCGCTGTTGGGGGACCCGGCGCTGCTCGTCCTGGATGAGCCCACGGACGGCATCGACCCCATGGGCCGGCTGGAGGTGCGCCGCATCCTCCAGGAGGAGGTCCAGAAGGGCGTGACGCTGTTCCTCAACTCCCACCTGCTGGCGGAGACGGAGCGCGTGTGTGACCGTGTGGCCATCCTCGCGGACGGGCGCGTGCTGCGCGAGGGACGGCTGGAGGAACTGGCGAAGGCCGGGGCCCGCTGGCGCGTGCGCTTCGCCCCGGGCGCGGACGCGGCGGCATTGACGTCCGAGGGCTTCATGCCCGCCGGCGGTGGCCGCGAGGAAGGCGTGTACACGGTGGACGCGGCGGACGTGGCGGTGCTCAACGCGGCGCTGGACAAGGCGCGGGCCCGGGGCGCGCTGCTCACGGAGCTCAAGCGTGAGGGGGCGGACCTGGAGGCGGTGCTCGTGGGCGCCGTCGGCCAGCCGGGAGTGGCGGCATGA
- the hemB gene encoding porphobilinogen synthase has protein sequence MAHPVHRPRRLRRSAALRDMVRETRLSPTDFIYPLFVVEGRDVRRPIASMPGVFNFSLEHAVKEAKLAKSLGVPSVILFGIPDHKDAQGTQAYAKDGIVQRAIREIKAAEPDLQVIADVCLCEYTDHGHCGVLDGQHVANDATLPLLAQMAVTCAQAGADIIAPSDMMDGRIGAIRKALDEVKHQDTPIMAYSAKYASGFYGPFREAAQSTPQFGDRRGYQMDPGNVREALRETALDVEEGADFIMVKPALSYLDVIRALRENFDLPLAAYNVSGEYAMLKAAGQNGWVDYERVMMEVLTSIKRAGADLVITYHALEAAKLL, from the coding sequence ATGGCCCACCCCGTCCACCGTCCCCGCAGGCTGCGCCGCTCGGCGGCGCTCCGTGACATGGTGAGAGAGACGCGCCTCTCGCCCACGGACTTCATCTATCCGCTGTTCGTCGTGGAGGGACGGGACGTGCGCCGTCCCATCGCCTCCATGCCGGGGGTCTTCAACTTCTCGCTGGAGCACGCGGTGAAGGAGGCGAAGCTCGCGAAGTCGCTGGGCGTGCCCTCCGTCATCCTCTTCGGCATCCCGGACCACAAGGACGCGCAGGGCACCCAGGCGTACGCGAAGGACGGCATCGTCCAGCGCGCCATCCGCGAAATCAAGGCCGCGGAGCCGGACCTCCAGGTCATCGCGGACGTGTGCCTGTGCGAGTACACCGACCACGGCCACTGCGGCGTGCTGGACGGCCAGCACGTGGCCAATGACGCCACGCTGCCCCTGCTCGCCCAGATGGCGGTCACCTGCGCGCAGGCGGGCGCGGACATCATCGCGCCGTCGGACATGATGGACGGCCGCATCGGCGCCATCCGCAAGGCGCTGGACGAGGTGAAGCACCAGGACACGCCCATCATGGCGTACTCGGCGAAGTACGCCTCCGGCTTCTACGGTCCCTTCCGGGAAGCCGCGCAGAGCACGCCGCAGTTCGGCGACCGGCGCGGCTACCAGATGGACCCCGGCAACGTGCGCGAGGCCCTCCGCGAGACGGCGCTGGACGTGGAGGAGGGCGCGGACTTCATCATGGTGAAGCCGGCGCTGTCGTACCTGGACGTCATCCGCGCGCTTCGCGAGAACTTCGACCTGCCGCTCGCCGCCTACAACGTCTCCGGCGAGTACGCGATGCTCAAGGCCGCCGGGCAGAACGGCTGGGTGGACTACGAGCGCGTGATGATGGAGGTCCTCACGTCCATCAAGCGCGCGGGCGCCGACCTGGTCATCACCTACCACGCCCTGGAAGCGGCCAAGCTCCTGTAG
- a CDS encoding RDD family protein, translating to MAEGRTTGRVLRLVQEDVEPDSPYPKASLLLRLGARVVDCAVAWGLYVVCGAAGAVVALLFLLLADGMLQGQSVGKRIFGVKVMHLPTRSAARHRDSTLRNAPLALVVLLGMMPAPHGVVAALAGFVVIGGVEAWRVLRDPLGLRLGDTWAQTQVVDGKVVADATVAARTPVAATRAPGRLMSAAKVRRGKAFRKVRRGKPCASR from the coding sequence ATGGCTGAAGGGCGGACCACGGGTCGCGTGCTGCGGCTGGTGCAGGAGGACGTGGAGCCGGACTCCCCGTACCCGAAGGCATCGCTGCTTTTGCGCCTGGGCGCGCGCGTGGTGGACTGCGCGGTGGCCTGGGGCCTGTACGTGGTGTGCGGAGCCGCGGGCGCGGTGGTGGCGCTGCTGTTCCTCTTGCTCGCGGACGGGATGCTCCAGGGGCAGAGCGTGGGCAAGCGCATCTTCGGCGTGAAGGTGATGCACCTGCCCACGCGCTCCGCGGCGCGGCACCGCGACAGCACGCTTCGCAACGCGCCGCTCGCGCTGGTGGTGCTGCTGGGGATGATGCCCGCGCCGCACGGCGTGGTGGCCGCCCTGGCGGGCTTCGTGGTGATTGGCGGCGTGGAGGCGTGGCGCGTGCTGCGCGACCCGCTGGGCCTGCGCCTGGGGGACACCTGGGCGCAGACGCAGGTGGTGGACGGGAAGGTTGTGGCGGACGCGACGGTTGCAGCCCGCACGCCGGTGGCCGCGACGCGCGCACCCGGCCGGTTGATGTCCGCGGCCAAGGTGCGCCGCGGAAAGGCATTCAGGAAAGTGAGACGGGGCAAGCCATGCGCATCGCGCTGA
- a CDS encoding ATP-grasp domain-containing protein produces MRIALTYNLRLSDSEEEAEFDTQETVNTLAGAIERLGHRLERFEVSGPASRTVARLEAYSPDLIFNTAEGRRGRFREAFYPALFDELGFAYTGSDAYALALTLDKQLTKMILSKHGIRTPGWQYVEKLNELQPENLRFPVIVKPNFEGSSKGITQDSIAETLEQVKEKVAKALEKYPAGVLVEEYISGRDLTVPFLAAVDNDYDGVLAPVEYVIDPEVSQGRKYAIYDYELKTRREKSVSVRAPANIPAKMSEDIRKTAQKILQVLDCRDLGRLDFRVSDAGVPYFLEINALPSLEPGAGIYAAAELEGLHLDGVINSIIQSAGKRHKIRDSKSRQGKPARKTGPLRVGFSFNVKRVKPSATAEIVQEDSEAEYDSPNTLQAIREAIASWGHEVIDLEATAELPTVLSSTPLDIVFNIAEGFKGRNRESQVPAMLELLDIPYTGSDPATLSIALDKALAKKIVRQAGILTPNFQLMVTGKERLNKEFTSFPLIVKPVAEGSSKGVVTKSVCNSEAELRDVVREIAGKYQQPALIEEYIGGREFTVGLLGERRPRVLPPMEIVFLDKAEKNPVYSFQHKLDWTDRIRYDAPAKIEPALLEKLRTAARNSFMALGCRDVARIDFRMDDKGRIYFIECNPLPGLTPGWSDLVLIAQGAGMDYRTLIGEIMAPAIRRYKEREARRAQTENPAGAHAPPLNKVVQRIEEQTAQAAATAAATAAPQEPTPPPRPELKS; encoded by the coding sequence ATGCGCATCGCGCTGACCTACAACCTGCGGCTGTCGGACTCGGAAGAAGAGGCGGAGTTCGACACGCAGGAGACGGTGAACACGCTGGCGGGAGCCATCGAGCGGCTGGGCCACCGCCTGGAGCGCTTCGAGGTGAGCGGCCCCGCGTCGCGCACCGTCGCGCGCCTGGAGGCGTACAGCCCGGACCTCATCTTCAACACGGCGGAGGGCCGCCGCGGCCGCTTCCGTGAGGCCTTCTACCCTGCGCTCTTCGACGAGCTGGGCTTCGCGTACACGGGCTCGGACGCGTACGCGCTGGCGCTCACCTTGGACAAGCAGCTCACCAAGATGATCCTCTCCAAGCACGGCATCCGCACGCCGGGCTGGCAGTACGTGGAGAAGCTCAACGAGCTGCAGCCGGAGAACCTGCGCTTCCCCGTCATCGTGAAGCCCAACTTCGAGGGCTCCTCCAAGGGCATCACCCAGGACTCCATCGCGGAGACGCTGGAGCAGGTGAAGGAGAAGGTGGCGAAGGCGCTGGAGAAGTACCCGGCGGGCGTGCTGGTGGAGGAGTACATCAGCGGGCGCGACCTCACGGTGCCGTTCCTGGCCGCGGTGGACAACGACTACGACGGCGTGCTCGCGCCGGTGGAGTACGTCATCGACCCGGAGGTGTCCCAGGGCCGCAAGTACGCCATCTACGACTACGAGCTGAAGACGCGCCGGGAGAAGTCCGTGTCCGTGCGCGCGCCGGCGAACATCCCGGCGAAGATGTCCGAGGACATCCGCAAGACGGCGCAGAAGATCCTCCAGGTGCTGGACTGCCGCGACCTGGGCCGGCTGGACTTCCGCGTGTCCGACGCGGGCGTGCCGTACTTCCTGGAGATCAACGCGCTGCCCAGCCTGGAGCCGGGCGCGGGCATCTACGCCGCGGCGGAGCTGGAAGGGCTGCACCTGGATGGCGTCATCAACTCCATCATCCAGAGCGCGGGCAAGCGCCACAAGATCCGCGACTCCAAGAGCCGCCAGGGCAAGCCCGCGCGCAAGACCGGCCCGCTGCGCGTGGGCTTCAGCTTCAACGTGAAGCGCGTGAAGCCCAGCGCCACGGCGGAGATCGTTCAGGAGGACAGCGAGGCCGAGTACGACTCGCCCAACACCCTCCAGGCCATCCGCGAGGCGATTGCGTCGTGGGGCCACGAGGTCATCGACCTGGAGGCCACGGCGGAGCTGCCCACGGTGCTCTCCAGCACGCCGTTGGACATCGTCTTCAACATCGCGGAGGGCTTCAAGGGCCGCAACCGCGAGAGCCAGGTGCCCGCGATGCTGGAGCTCCTGGACATCCCGTACACGGGCTCGGATCCGGCGACGCTGTCCATCGCGTTGGACAAGGCGCTGGCGAAGAAGATCGTCCGTCAGGCGGGCATCCTCACGCCCAACTTCCAGCTGATGGTCACGGGCAAGGAGCGCCTCAACAAGGAGTTCACCAGCTTCCCGCTCATCGTGAAGCCGGTGGCGGAGGGCAGCTCCAAGGGCGTCGTCACCAAGAGCGTTTGCAACTCCGAGGCGGAGCTGCGCGACGTGGTGCGGGAGATCGCCGGCAAGTACCAGCAGCCCGCGCTGATTGAGGAGTACATCGGCGGGCGCGAGTTCACGGTGGGCCTGCTCGGCGAGCGGCGTCCGCGCGTGCTGCCGCCCATGGAGATCGTCTTCCTGGACAAGGCGGAGAAGAACCCCGTCTACAGCTTCCAGCACAAGCTGGATTGGACGGACCGCATCCGCTACGACGCGCCCGCGAAGATTGAACCGGCGCTCCTGGAGAAGCTGCGCACGGCGGCGCGCAACTCGTTCATGGCGCTGGGGTGCCGCGACGTGGCGCGCATCGACTTCCGCATGGATGACAAGGGGCGCATCTACTTCATCGAGTGCAACCCGCTGCCCGGCCTCACGCCCGGCTGGAGCGACCTGGTGCTCATCGCCCAGGGCGCGGGCATGGACTACCGGACGCTGATTGGCGAGATCATGGCGCCCGCCATCCGTCGCTACAAGGAGCGCGAGGCGCGCCGGGCCCAGACGGAGAACCCGGCCGGGGCCCACGCGCCGCCCCTCAACAAGGTCGTGCAGCGGATTGAGGAGCAGACCGCCCAGGCCGCCGCCACCGCCGCCGCGACGGCCGCTCCCCAGGAGCCGACGCCTCCGCCTCGTCCGGAGCTCAAGTCCTGA
- a CDS encoding carotenoid oxygenase family protein — MTTAMKQTMSTSAPGWLRAFRALPRQHGFERLRVEGQVPEGLRGSLYRVGPWTFDVHGRQYQHWFDGDGGMLGVRFGADGMTGASRLLDTPTMVAEREASSQRYGGYGTPTPLLHKLRNVRKNSANTSVMAWNGKLYALFEGSVPVEVSQDDLSTLGETDFDGTVVETFSAHPHRVPSRKASYNFGISYGRETLANLYALPDGGKAQRLGAVTLPGATMVHDFIATDRYLVFFLSPLRLNLFRMLLRVGSFSENLRWRPEAGAEVLVVPIDDVAHPIRIATEAFYMWHFGNAYEQGDTLVVDYVRYPDFTTNQWLGELVHGPTSLDAKGMLHRAVVDLKARTFRTEQRLDASCEFPRVAPGVVNRANQTVYVGTHRSDEARRGLFDGVARVEMATGRMTTAELGEGTYPSEPVFVPRPGASAEDDGWVLTQVFDVKTDTSHIAVLDARRMEDGPVARCHFDHALPPTFHGGFAPAK; from the coding sequence ATGACGACCGCGATGAAGCAGACGATGTCCACCTCCGCGCCGGGCTGGCTGCGGGCCTTCCGCGCGCTTCCCCGCCAGCACGGGTTCGAGCGGCTGCGAGTGGAGGGCCAGGTGCCGGAAGGGCTGCGGGGCTCGCTGTACCGGGTGGGGCCGTGGACGTTCGACGTGCACGGCCGCCAGTACCAGCACTGGTTCGACGGGGACGGCGGGATGCTGGGCGTGCGCTTCGGCGCGGACGGGATGACGGGCGCGTCGCGGCTGTTGGACACGCCCACCATGGTGGCGGAGCGCGAGGCGTCCTCGCAGCGCTACGGCGGGTACGGCACGCCCACGCCGCTGCTGCACAAGCTGCGCAACGTGCGCAAGAACTCCGCGAACACGTCCGTGATGGCGTGGAACGGCAAGCTCTACGCCCTCTTCGAAGGCAGCGTGCCGGTGGAGGTGTCGCAGGACGACCTGTCCACGCTGGGCGAGACGGACTTCGACGGCACGGTGGTGGAGACGTTCTCCGCGCACCCGCACCGCGTGCCGTCGCGCAAGGCGTCCTACAACTTCGGCATCAGCTACGGCCGGGAGACGCTGGCGAACCTCTATGCGCTTCCGGACGGCGGCAAGGCGCAGCGGCTGGGCGCGGTGACGCTGCCGGGCGCGACGATGGTGCATGACTTCATCGCCACGGACCGCTACCTCGTCTTCTTCCTGTCACCGCTGCGCCTCAACCTCTTCCGCATGCTGCTGCGCGTGGGCTCGTTCTCGGAGAACCTGCGGTGGCGGCCGGAGGCGGGCGCGGAGGTGCTGGTGGTGCCCATCGACGACGTGGCGCACCCGATTCGCATCGCCACGGAGGCCTTCTACATGTGGCACTTCGGCAACGCGTACGAGCAGGGCGACACGCTGGTGGTGGACTACGTGCGCTACCCCGACTTCACGACGAACCAGTGGCTGGGAGAGTTGGTGCACGGCCCCACGTCCCTGGACGCGAAGGGCATGCTGCACCGGGCGGTGGTGGACCTGAAGGCACGCACCTTCCGCACCGAGCAGCGGCTGGACGCAAGCTGCGAGTTCCCCCGCGTGGCCCCCGGCGTCGTGAACCGCGCGAACCAGACGGTCTACGTGGGCACGCACCGCAGCGACGAGGCCCGGCGCGGCCTCTTCGACGGCGTGGCGCGCGTGGAGATGGCCACGGGCCGCATGACGACAGCAGAGCTGGGGGAAGGCACCTACCCCTCCGAGCCCGTCTTCGTCCCCCGCCCCGGCGCCAGCGCCGAGGACGACGGCTGGGTGCTCACGCAGGTGTTCGACGTGAAGACGGACACGTCCCATATCGCCGTGCTGGACGCGCGCCGGATGGAGGACGGGCCGGTGGCGCGCTGCCACTTCGACCACGCGCTGCCGCCCACGTTCCATGGCGGCTTCGCGCCCGCAAAATGA
- a CDS encoding TetR/AcrR family transcriptional regulator produces the protein MATKGKRKQEEAPADRERYHHGDLRQALVDAAVGLIAEEGFSALTLREVARRAGVTHAAPYRHFADKEALLEAVAHEGFRAMAREMRERMAPHASPLERLHEAGVAYVLFAVRHPPHFRVMFGPHFTRPRSPPQMVEGEADAFRLLVDTIEAGQAAGLLRAGESRPLTLTAWSLVHGLASLFVDRQLDESLRGVEAAEALARVQTRLLVEGLKVPPRG, from the coding sequence GTGGCGACGAAGGGCAAGCGGAAGCAGGAGGAGGCCCCGGCCGACCGGGAGCGCTACCACCACGGGGACCTGCGGCAGGCGCTGGTGGACGCGGCGGTGGGGCTCATCGCCGAGGAGGGCTTCAGCGCGCTGACGCTGCGGGAGGTGGCCCGGCGGGCCGGTGTCACCCACGCGGCGCCCTACCGGCACTTCGCGGACAAGGAGGCGCTCTTGGAGGCGGTGGCGCACGAGGGCTTCCGCGCCATGGCCCGCGAGATGCGCGAGCGCATGGCCCCCCACGCCAGTCCCCTGGAGCGGCTGCACGAGGCGGGCGTGGCCTACGTGCTGTTCGCCGTGCGCCACCCGCCGCACTTCCGGGTGATGTTCGGGCCGCACTTCACCCGGCCGCGCTCACCGCCGCAGATGGTGGAGGGGGAGGCGGACGCCTTCAGGCTGCTGGTGGACACCATCGAGGCCGGACAGGCGGCGGGCCTCCTGCGCGCGGGGGAGTCGCGGCCCCTCACGCTCACCGCGTGGTCACTCGTGCACGGGCTCGCCTCGCTGTTCGTGGACCGGCAACTGGACGAGTCGCTCCGGGGCGTGGAGGCCGCGGAGGCGCTCGCCCGCGTGCAGACGCGGCTGCTCGTGGAGGGACTCAAGGTGCCGCCGCGCGGCTGA
- a CDS encoding P1 family peptidase, with product MVRIPEESGPRVRARELGLPLGRFKPGKYNAITDVEGVLVGHTTIIEGSGPLRPGFGPVRTGVTAILPNLGNIFMERMSGGGFVLNGAGEVSGMTQLMEWGLIETPILLTNTMAVGAVSDGVANYLVQRYPGIGDEHDVIIPVVGECDDSWLNDISGRHVRQEHVFAAINNAKSGPVQEGNVGGGTGMVTCDFKGGIGTSSRKLPEVLGGYTLGVLVMSNFGKMHNLRVGGLPVGEVLVEKFKNTPHRGKSYGSIIAVVATDAPLLSHQINRLCKRVGLGIGRVGSYAAHGSGEIVVGFSTANIIPRRTQKMVYKMKILLDQRLDPLYEAVMECTEEAILNAMCMAEPMTGVNDNYSPALPLDEVRRFVDACRPIFASVKKRPHQTSVPASRERPSDEDREGDVTLGSALPTQVRSAEGIPFPTRPAPNEPPPDGAPGPAPEEPAAPAPEDPEGSSSGSP from the coding sequence ATGGTGCGGATACCGGAAGAGAGTGGGCCGAGGGTCCGGGCGCGGGAGCTGGGGCTGCCGCTGGGGCGCTTCAAGCCGGGGAAGTACAACGCCATCACCGACGTGGAAGGCGTGCTGGTGGGGCACACCACGATCATCGAAGGCTCCGGGCCCTTACGGCCCGGCTTCGGTCCGGTGCGCACGGGCGTCACGGCCATCCTGCCCAACCTGGGCAACATCTTCATGGAACGCATGAGCGGAGGCGGCTTCGTGCTCAACGGCGCGGGCGAGGTCTCCGGCATGACGCAGCTCATGGAGTGGGGCCTCATCGAAACGCCCATCCTCCTCACCAACACCATGGCCGTGGGCGCCGTGTCCGACGGCGTGGCCAACTACCTCGTCCAGCGCTACCCGGGCATCGGCGACGAGCACGACGTCATCATCCCCGTGGTGGGCGAGTGCGACGACTCGTGGCTCAACGACATCTCCGGCCGCCACGTGCGCCAGGAGCACGTCTTCGCCGCCATCAACAACGCGAAGTCCGGCCCGGTGCAGGAGGGCAACGTCGGCGGCGGCACCGGCATGGTGACGTGCGACTTCAAGGGCGGCATCGGCACGTCGTCGCGCAAGCTGCCGGAGGTGCTGGGCGGCTACACGCTGGGCGTGCTCGTCATGTCCAACTTCGGGAAGATGCACAACCTGCGCGTGGGCGGCCTGCCGGTGGGCGAGGTGCTGGTGGAGAAGTTCAAGAACACCCCCCACCGCGGCAAGTCCTATGGCTCCATCATCGCCGTGGTCGCCACGGACGCGCCCCTCTTGAGCCATCAGATCAACCGCCTCTGCAAGCGCGTGGGCCTGGGCATCGGCCGGGTGGGCAGCTACGCGGCGCACGGCTCCGGCGAAATCGTGGTGGGCTTCTCCACCGCGAACATCATCCCCAGGCGCACCCAGAAGATGGTCTACAAGATGAAGATCCTCCTGGATCAGCGCCTGGACCCTCTCTACGAGGCGGTGATGGAGTGCACGGAGGAGGCCATCCTCAACGCCATGTGCATGGCGGAGCCCATGACGGGGGTGAACGACAACTACTCCCCGGCGCTGCCCCTGGACGAGGTGCGCCGCTTCGTGGACGCCTGCCGCCCCATCTTCGCCTCGGTGAAGAAGCGCCCCCACCAGACGAGCGTGCCGGCCTCCAGGGAGCGCCCCAGCGACGAGGACCGCGAGGGCGACGTGACGCTGGGCAGCGCCCTGCCCACCCAGGTGCGCAGCGCGGAGGGCATTCCCTTCCCGACCCGTCCGGCCCCCAATGAGCCCCCGCCGGACGGGGCGCCAGGGCCCGCGCCGGAAGAGCCCGCGGCGCCTGCCCCGGAGGACCCCGAGGGTTCCTCTTCCGGGAGCCCGTAG
- a CDS encoding AI-2E family transporter, whose product MGDSKRWSNFIFAGLFALALILFSRILLPFLMPVLLGGFLVVLFMPIQDSLDRRLQGRKSLTAGLSTLAVFLLILAPLALVGWMVVREVLQFVGQAQDLLDQVDLRHHFLNSLPRGIARYVRFDPESSETERLLMTAVSGGAGLLADLVGAGTELVVNMFLMTVAMYYFFLDGRRLVGEVARLIPLERRYFDAFSHEFTDVAYAIIYGNTVTALVQGAVGFVGLLIAGVPHAGVWGAAMVLVALVPVGGTALVWGPIGVALIAGSRWSEGVFLLAWGTFLVGTIDNVIRPRLCGSRMALHPLLVFLSMFGGLAVFGMMGLLVGPLIASIFMAMVRIYRRDFLGRAQEPQPAPVGAQEPSPSLTPQPAPVSSTASVGHVMNA is encoded by the coding sequence GTGGGCGACTCGAAGCGGTGGTCCAATTTCATCTTCGCGGGGCTGTTCGCGCTCGCGCTGATTCTTTTTTCACGCATCTTGCTGCCGTTCCTGATGCCGGTGCTGCTGGGCGGCTTCCTGGTCGTCCTGTTCATGCCCATCCAGGACTCCTTGGACCGGCGGCTCCAGGGCCGCAAGTCCTTGACGGCGGGACTGTCCACCCTCGCGGTGTTCCTGCTCATCCTGGCTCCGCTGGCGCTGGTGGGCTGGATGGTGGTCCGCGAGGTGCTCCAGTTCGTGGGCCAGGCGCAGGACCTGTTGGATCAGGTGGACCTGCGTCACCACTTCCTCAACAGCCTGCCCCGGGGCATCGCCCGCTACGTGCGCTTCGATCCGGAGAGCTCGGAGACGGAGCGCCTGCTGATGACGGCGGTGTCAGGCGGCGCGGGGCTGCTCGCGGACCTGGTGGGGGCCGGCACGGAGCTGGTCGTCAACATGTTCCTGATGACGGTGGCCATGTACTACTTCTTCCTGGACGGCCGTCGCCTGGTGGGGGAGGTGGCGCGGCTCATCCCGCTGGAGCGCCGCTACTTCGACGCCTTCTCCCACGAGTTCACGGACGTCGCGTACGCCATCATCTACGGCAACACCGTCACCGCGCTGGTGCAGGGAGCGGTGGGCTTCGTGGGGCTGCTCATCGCGGGCGTGCCGCACGCCGGGGTGTGGGGCGCGGCCATGGTGCTGGTGGCGCTGGTGCCGGTGGGCGGCACCGCGCTGGTGTGGGGGCCCATTGGCGTGGCGCTCATCGCGGGGAGCCGGTGGAGCGAGGGCGTGTTCCTGCTCGCGTGGGGCACGTTCCTGGTGGGCACCATCGACAACGTCATCCGCCCGCGGCTGTGCGGCTCGCGCATGGCGCTGCACCCGCTGCTCGTCTTCCTGTCCATGTTCGGCGGGCTGGCGGTGTTCGGGATGATGGGCCTGCTGGTGGGGCCGCTCATCGCTTCCATCTTCATGGCCATGGTGCGCATCTACCGGCGTGACTTCCTGGGTCGTGCGCAGGAGCCGCAGCCGGCTCCCGTGGGGGCCCAGGAGCCCTCGCCTTCGCTCACTCCACAGCCCGCGCCAGTGTCCTCCACGGCGAGCGTGGGTCACGTGATGAACGCCTGA